The genomic interval agaagttagttcctgtttgttttcacggacgttttatagcttccggtcgatgacgtcatcacgccgacgatcgatcttttttccgatggaatggttctacaggcgcttcacgatgcatttaaacagaggcgttctcacagcgtttcgacgcagcgtctcgttccctcagggaactagggttacatacgtaaccgagacgattTGTGACTTCAACTACCTTTTACCCAAAGCAAAATGTGAATGATGTTATAACAGATTCTTACACTTGTTCACCAATCACccataacaataacagggcaTAACTAAAACAATACCCTGCAAATTGGTGAAATGGCTCATTCAGATGCGTAGTGGAAGTTAATGTGACACATTAATTTAATGGCTTGTGTTGAGTTACTTATAAATAGACCCATCTTAACAATCAATGGCCACTTACCCACAATATTGTTGCATTCTGCCTGACTAGATTTAAATTAACATATGTTAAGGTTACATTTTAAGATTTAAATGTTGATTTGCCAATTATCATAATTTGCAATAAATTCTGTTTGTGAATATGGGTGGTACAAGTttaataaattatgacattatgCATCTTTATATATTTCTTTCATTGAAAAACATCCCTATGGTGACATTTCTGCCAAATTATATTGTGCTGCTTCTTGCACATCACATACAGCAGTTTGGAAATTAAATCACTAGTAAGTGGCATAGAAATGTTGATGAAAATAATGTAACCTAAAACCATACACTGAACTTAACTGACAGTAACCAAGCTAATTATAAGTTTACAGATATAACATTGTATTGTGGAAGTAACACATGACgaaaatgtctttattaatcATAAATAGCTTAATTCTTAAATTAAAACGTAATATAGATTGGTTTATTTATGCTGCTAGTTAGATGTGATATAGCAAAATAAGGGTTAGAATTCTACATCatcttgtgttttgtgtttcttttttaCATAAAGAACTGCGAATGCAAGTACCCAAAGTCAAAGTGTTTTATTTTCCAATGTTCAGTACAATGGAAACGAATAGCTATAGAGCTGTGATACAAAATTACCAAcaagaaaacaaatatttaaaagtgaaatagaattgtgtgataactatacaaaataaattaaagctgtGCATGACATATTTACAATATGCTAGAAAATCTGTTTACACTTTACATCATCCCTTAAATGTGACACCATTACAGGTTTGTATACTGACTGACAGATGCATCCAGTGCATGGTTGTGGCCCACTAAATACTTTAAAAAGCACGTATCAACCTCGTGTTGGAAATGTGGCAGTACATGTGGTGGCAAAGTCCGCATTCTGTGTTCTAAATGTTTGCAGTAAGCGGAGATGGCATCACCGGTGTTTTCATTTGATGCCAGCTTTTCTAGACTTTGCCCGATGATCCGCATCAAGTTTGTGGACTCCTCTGAGGAGGATTCATCTTGCACCTTCCTGCGCTTTCCTGGAGGCCTTGATTGAATGTTGATGCTGTGCTCCTTTTTCTTGGCTGTGGACTCAGCTCCACAGATGGTAGATTCAGCCAAAGGTGTACTGGGCCGTAACTCAGCCTCAATGAAGCTGGGCTCCTCATGGGTGCCAATCCAGGTGTCACTGTTGGTACCATCTGAGGGTGAACAGGATTCACTTTCAGACAAAGGCTCCTTAAAGAAACAAAACGTGAACGGTGTGATAACATAGTTGCTTACATTTGTTCACCAATCACCCATAACAATAATGGGGCATTACTAAAACAATACCCTGCAAATTGGCAATATGGATCTATTCAGATGCACATTGAGGAAGTTAATGTTTGAGTTACTTGTAAATAGACCCATCTGGACATTCAGTGGCCACTTTACCAAaagcaaaatgttaatttttattcttaaacaaaaaaagatttatatatatatatatatatatatatatatatatatatatatatatatatatatatatatatatatatatatatatatatatagagagagagagagagagagagagagagagagagagagagagagagagagagagagacaaaatgtttatttaccCTGGTAGTTAGATTTGAGGTGCTCTCCTTCCTTTTTGTGTGAGGCTCTAGAAACTGCAGGCGGGTCAGGATCCATAGCTGCCTGCCAGTCTTCTGAGCTCCAGAACTTCCTGAGGGTCCAGGTTTCTTGTAACGCATGTACTGGGTTCGCAGTGAATCCCACCGCTTCTTGAGCTCTTTCTCTGAGGGACAAAGTAAAACAATTTAAGCATTAAGCTGAGTTATGTTAACTTCATGGCtatttgtaattttaatttCTGTACTATTGTTAACTGGATGTATTCTAGATGAcagcacatttcatttttatacAGTCACTagaacacatttctcaatacttttttAGGTCACTTTTGCAAAACTCCACACAGTTAGTACAACAGAAATCTATGagggctaaactgtggatcatttatcattgcttttggacatgaagacatgaattaagtgttttgataTCTAGTGCATTTTGAAGGTGAAATTAACCGCTGTGCAAAGATGGAAGTTGGTTAATTGAACTGTGTGAAGAATTTTGCAAAGGGACCCAAGTAATAGTGTCCAAacgattattataaaaaaatattgcactgCTTGCATAAAACAACTTATTTTGGTAGACACACAACCTAACACATGcagttcttaaaaaaaaaatagactaCTGAAGAAGAAAAGAAGTAAACTATCTCGAAAAGGGAAATCTTACCTGATATGACAAGTTTATTTGCCATCTCACGCCACATTTCAGCTTTCGCCACACGGTTGACATAACATTTTTCTGTAATGTCATACAACGCCGGCCTTTCCTGGTTCATGCTGATCAATTCGTCCTCACTTGCCTCGGTCCACACAGCCATATCTTTTAACAATATTCACGTGTATTGGAATGaggaaaataaacaaatgagaCAGGCGCTCTGTGTGTTCCCTCTTGACTCCGTCGTTTACTTGCTTCGTCACTTCCGTTTTTATTTTCTCGTGCTCTGGTTCGCTagctgaacagccaatcagaacgaTCATATGTCCCGACTGCCCGACATGCGGCGACGCCGATTTAACATGTCGAATCGGCTGAAAAACAGCCGACGAGGACCAACGCAAGCCGACGATGTGGAACCATGTGGAACACACCGAGGAAACTTTGTTGGCCGACGCACAAAAACTGCCCGACGGCCGatcgtcggcttggtgtgttccgGCCTTTAAGAGGATCAAAACCTTTCATAATAGTTGTCTTAAAACCAATACCCAAAACTCTTCAAATGTTGACTAGTGTACAATAAATCTGCAGATttgtatacatatacacatacagtatacatatacaaacctgattccaaaaaagttgggacaggtagcaataaccaataagtatgtacatttaacttttctggcctcttattgggtcccaacttttttggaatgtgtagctctcatgaaatccaaaatgagccaatatttggcatgacatttcaaaatgtctcactttcaacatttgatatgttatctataatctattgtgaataaaatataagtttattagatttgtaaattattccattcatttttttactcacaatttctagtgtcccaacttttttggaatcaggtttgtacatATACATATAATGCTCTGTGAACTGCACGTGCAGCACAATTTGTTTGCCAGGCGTGCTAAAGGCTGGGTATGCTCACATGGCTAATTCTCTGTATATGAATTACAAGAATTGACAAATTACATGTTTTGCTTTCAAAATGTTTGTGGATTGTTTAATGTTGTATCAGCGTTTTACTCACGTCTTCCACTTGAAGAGCTGGATGGTGAAATTGAGCATCCAGGAGCAGGTGAACCTGATGCATCAGAAGTATATTCAGCAGACAAATCATTGGCAGTGTTTTGCAGAGTGGAAGCAATATCTACATAgcataaacaaaaaaactgcattAAAAAACACTGCAGAAACAAGAAACACACTGACACACTGTAATACAAGTAAAGAGTACAGCAAACAAAGTACAGAATAAAAGGGACTGGGGTGTTGTTTTTACAGTTCATCTAATTGTATGCatgtacacaagtcaacatTTAAAGTGGATCAGACCTTTAATAATAGTTGTCTTGAAACCAATACCCGTTCGTGTGAACTTAATTAACTTTTTGATCCCCTTCAAATGTTGTCTAGTGTATATGTATCAAGTGTAAAACCATTGATTTGAAAACTTACTTGGGATTTGGGCTATTAGTTTTCTTGCTTCAATCGGTCTCAGAAAGCCACCTAGATCATCATCTTTCAAAAACTGTAGGTCATCTATGGTCTCCACACCTAGGCTGTTCAAACCCTCTATGGCTAGCTTTGAAGTTATAGGGTTTGGGAACACATTCTCAATAAAAGTCAACAATGCATCCATTTTTGTTGGGAGAGGACAGTTTATCCTTTTTACAGATGAACAACGCTGTGCTTCAGAGTAATGACCTTCAGTCCCATAAAACTGTACTCATTTAATGGATAATAATCCAGACATTCCTCAGCATTTACACAAATCAATTCCTTTGTCGCAGGCAAAATCTCATAAAGTCCATAATCATGCAAATACACTGAGGGGCGGGGAGTCACAAGGAAAGTCATCTCATCATCTTTCACAAAAGTCATAGTCATATGTGGACAAGTCAACACTTTTAAGCTttggtgaaaaaaatgactgtGAGTGAAGATATGCTTGAAGAAGTTGATGGTTGTGTGACAATGTCTTGCATACATTTTTGAAGTTCTGTGTTCTTCTCAGACTTCTTTTGAAGTAGGAATGTTTGCTTTCAAATCTTAATGACCATAAACGAATTAAAGGTCCAAGACTTAAAATGAGTGACTTTTAGTGAAGCATGTAATGATGTTTTGGTTTCAAATTTTCACCAGGAAACAGCTCCTTTCTTGTTTCCAGATATTCTGGTATTAAGACATTGAGATATGCAATCTGTGCAGTGGTAATCTT from Pseudorasbora parva isolate DD20220531a chromosome 3, ASM2467924v1, whole genome shotgun sequence carries:
- the LOC137071795 gene encoding uncharacterized protein yields the protein MAVWTEASEDELISMNQERPALYDITEKCYVNRVAKAEMWREMANKLVISEKELKKRWDSLRTQYMRYKKPGPSGSSGAQKTGRQLWILTRLQFLEPHTKRKESTSNLTTREPLSESESCSPSDGTNSDTWIGTHEEPSFIEAELRPSTPLAESTICGAESTAKKKEHSINIQSRPPGKRRKVQDESSSEESTNLMRIIGQSLEKLASNENTGDAISAYCKHLEHRMRTLPPHVLPHFQHEVDTCFLKYLVGHNHALDASVSQYTNL